GGGAGATTATGTGAATAAATACAAAAGTTACAAGGGATAAAGTACATATTAATACAAACTATAAAAGGATTAAGTAGATATCATGATCTGATCACACGCACTTTTGAAGTGTGTCTCATATAATCGTTGTAATTGATtgtgcatttcttttattttacacTTTATATAAATCTACAAGGAATTATTTGACTATTTTGAAACCTCAAGGAAGTCATCTCACATTATGTAAAGTTATAGGGGATTAAATgcaatttaccctttttggggTTAATCACTTAATCTCATGGAATAAATTTTTACATTCAATAATAATGCAGCAATATTCCCATTGATGATTAGTTTCTATAAGCTCAGATTATCCCATTAACTCTACTTTCTTATCATTTCTGTCGGCATCATTCTTAGCCCCACGTTTGAGATAAACTTATTCGTTTTTGGTTCTTGCTGCATTCGCGTATCAGTTTTCATCtaacatatatacacacacgcgtatacatacatacatatatatacatatatatatatatacacacacatacacacacatacacatatatatatgtgtgtgtgtgtaataCACTGCATGTCCATTGTCCAACCATTGTCTGCTTAGGCCCATTTCTGTTATCTTGAACTTCCATAACCCCAGAAAAAAGTTGTTCGGTTGTTCCCTCTATTTACGTACTTTCTTGAACCGATGGAGTCTAAATTTTACATTTACATGGTTGACCAAAAAACCTGCAGAAAACAGAAAATACAGAGGTTCTAAATCTTTTTTGTGCTATTGCAAGTTGATTTCTGGATTTCTACCAATTTTGATCGTGACCCTTTATTTCTCAAGTGTTGTTTGTGGACATAATAGTACATTTCAAACTATATTAGAATTGGTCTGCATATAAGCACACAACTAATTCTGGGCCCGGAGCTTATTCGTTGCTCATTCTGAATCTTGAAGTTGCCAAGTTGGAAGCCATTGGTTTGTGGAAACCATGGCTTCACTTGTGAGTAATTTGTGGGCACCTTCTTCATTTGCTTTAACAGAGTTCAAGCCTCAATCCAGAGCTCAAATTAGATGTTCAGCAGCTCAGGAGTCCTCTATCTTGTCGACTGATACTGTTAGACTTAATGGAGTTTCTTCAGCTAAGGAGCAGGAGAGAACTATTCCGATGATGGATAGGGGGAATGGTCATTTACCTGCTGGTGGAGGTActagagagaagaagaagaagggagagGAAGAAGTTATGCAAGAAAAGCTGGAACCGTTGTGGGATGATGGGTATGGAACTCGAAGTGTGAAGGATTACATGGACTCAGCAAAAGATGTTATTAAGCCTGATGGTGGACCTCTAAGGTGGTTTTCACCCATAGAATGTGGTCCTCCATTGAAGAATTCACCTGTTCTTCTCTTTTTACCCGGTAAATGATGCTTTGCTGGTGGTCTTGAACTCGAACTGCAACTTTTCTTTTGTAGAAATTGCATAGAAGATGCATGATTAGTCCAGATTTTATCTTATGTTTTTATGGTCTACACAGAAGACTTGAAATGAAATAAGAGCTTTACTTGCTTTCTGGAAGTTTTAAATAGGCATTTCCTAGTTTAGGATACTTATCTGCAAATTGCTTTGGTTTATGTAGGGATGGATGGCGTTGGATTGGGGCTCATGTTGCATCACAAAGCTCTAGGAAGGTCAGTATTGGTTGTATAAACTCTTTCTTGTATACTTCTGAGTCTAACTAGTTCTAGGCTTCTAGCAGTCACTGAAAATAGTAAATTGTACTATCATTTTAGTTGGTTTGACACTATGCATGAACACCTGGTCTAAGAACTGAACTTGTAGCAATCAATTTTCACCTGAAATTAGTACTCCTGAAATTAGTACTTTCTCAATTACCTTGTATCATACTTTGATTCTGTCGAAGTCTTCTTAGGGTCTTCGCTTAAATTATTTTAGTTTTCGTTCTATAAGCCAGAGTAGCTCTGTTTAAAGAGAGTTCAATCTACTTTTCTTGATAAATGCTACACAAACACCAAGTCATATTCCTTGTCAAACTCAATGAGGTACTTAGATGTGTATTGGGTGAAAAGAATTCAGGGTTCATTAATTCTTTAGGTATATGTCTAGATTGTAAAATTGGAATGATGTAAATTGCTTCATTTGAACCTTGGAGTACATATTGATTGACCCATACAACTAATTACTTTGTCATCCTTCTTACTATCGTCACATAATTACGAACTTTCATCATTTTACCAAGGAGGCAGGTGTTGCATAATGATGGATAAGATGCATTtgaatttactttttttttggggtgggggggGGTTGGTGCGTATGTTATCATTCACTACAATAGAAAATATAATGCTTCATGCATTAACCAAGATGAAGAGTGGTTTGAAACCTCTTAGCTGTGAATATCATAGACTTTTGTAGATGGGGCGTTTGCTCCAGCTGATATACATACCTTGTAACAATGTTTACAGCAAtactagttgacttttgggaaAAAAAGGGGTGGGGGGAGGGGACTTTTATGTGCCTGCTTCATTCGAGTAGCCTTCTTCTGAGTCAGCAGATTTCTCTTCAAATCTTATTGATATTCAAATAGGACTTCCAAATGTTACCATGATCGTTTTTCATGCAAACTCAGGACCTGTCTGAACTCCTGATCCAGGAGATCTGATTGTGGAAATTAGTAGATTTCTGTCCTTCTATCTGCATTGCTGTATTGAGGAGGTTTATGATCTTTGTACTGGATTCTCAGACTAATATATGCTAAATGAGGAACTTAAAGAACCTGGTACAATTATATGAGTGGCAATGTTTCTCTTACATTACTTATTACTAATGGATGACCACTCTTGCAGGGTTTTTGAGGTATGGTGCCTTCACATTCCTGTGAAAGATCGAACGCCATTTGAAGGTAATTCAAATTGGTTCTTGTTTGGAGAtggtttctctttttttcctcccCCATAAAATTTTGGTTACTAAAGAGTAGATCACATCCTGCTGATCTTTATAAATTCATTTAAGCTGCTTTATCAGATTATTATCTCAAGGCGATAAAAGGTTTAGCTCTTAAAATTCTTATCTTCTTAAGGTGATATGAGGCTTTGATCTCCTCACTTTCCCATCGTCTGGTTATCTTTTGTTTATGTCCACCAACACATACTCTTGGGTGAAAGTTCTTCCCCTTGTTAGTACTGCTCTGATGAtttaaaactccaaatttaggcTTTGACAATATTCCATATAAGGTTCTGACTTCTGAACGAGAGACATATGGAGCTATCAGGTTAATATTGAAAGACACTGAGAAAGCTCTAATATATAGGATCCTCTGTCAGGTTGTCAAATTTTCTCTTGTAAACTGAGTCTTCTATGGGAGAAGAAATCACAGATGAAGAACTGGTCAAATTCAAAAGCAGCAAAATGCTATGCAAATCTCAGCTACCACTGATGCTTTATAAGATAATACTGGTTATAAAGCAGGAGCATTGCATCAAATTGTGTCTCTATGAGCAAATGATTTGTGGCATCATGCATTTGAAATGACCTGGATGTATTAACTACTCAATCATGTTTTTCATTCTTTGGTTCTAGAGGAACGAACTGCTTAATTCTTTTGCAAAAGAAGGTTTCTCAATGACTAAATGAGACCACAATTGGtctgaaattaaaaaaaaaaaaaaaaaaaatctttggaAGACTTAGAATTGTGAGCCTAAACATCAATACACTAGTTTTGGGGATGATATTTGCAACTGACTATGAAAAACCAAAATTGCTTGTGCTTGTCAAAGCAGTTACTTGGACCTCACCGGTGGTTTAAATGTGGCATGATAGGATGGTAGCAAAGTAAACTTATTGGATTTTGTATTGAATAGATTGTGCCTGATAATTCACAATCAAGAATTACCAGTAAGATCGAGGCTAGATCCAGCCTGTAATACAACTTGGGACAATCATCAAGCTGTTCCTTGTACATGCTGCAGTTGGGGAACTTAAGAAAGGGTAGGTGGAGATTAAACGAGTTACTTGTTATACGAAGTCACGATATATTCCTCTTACATGTAGTCAAATTCCACAGAAGAGCTACTATATTACTGGGAAATGGTGGTGTGATAATGGTTCTCTAATgcatcattcttattttttttcaaatgattaATGCTTGCGATTCAAAAGATGTTGGGAATAATACCATTTGAACAACTTACTCCTTTTATCACAACAGCAACTACCATCCCTTTTGTTTTCTCGATGAGATTTGGCTTAACTGTGAAATGATCTCTCTGGTATATTTGATTTCCTTCCTATAGTAAATGAGGATGAAGGATGAGGTATATCTTATACTTGTGTTATTCACCAATACCCTAACTGTAAACAGAGATGGTAAACTTTGTTGAGGAAACTGTGAGGAATCAGCATGCTTCGTCTCCAAATAAGCCAATATATCTTGTGGGAGATTCATTTGGAGGATGCTTAGCACTTGCAGTTGCTGCACGTAATCCGGTGATTGATCTTGTACTAGTATTAGCTAATCCAGGTATGTCTAAGTGACAGTCCATTATTCTATTTTGTCTTGAGTCTCTGCTGATTAAATTTACATGTTACCTGCTAATTATTGTTTGCTTCCATTTTTTTCAGCAACGTCATTTAACAGGTCACAGCTGCAACCTTTGCTACCTTTCTTGGAGGCTATACCTATTGAACATCATTTTACAGTCCCTTACCTTTTAAGCTTTGTCATGGGTATGTTAGAATTCTTGAATACACAAGATTACTATTCAACTTTCTGAGCATAGAATCTTGAAATATTACATGGTTTAATCTCTGATCATTCTCTAGATATGGTCCTACATGCTGCTTCCATAAGCATTACCCTAGTGCATAAAGACATCTTTTAACATTTTTTGCTTTTAGAACCATCCCTTTTATGTAGTTCACTATATTAATTGTACATGTTGCGAAATATGCTGCGTCAGCTTAAGGTGATTGGGTACATCCTAAGCTACATCTGCTGAACCAAGACAAACTACTTGTGAAATTTATATTCCATATATGAAAGCTCCAAAGTTGTTGCAATTGTACCAGAAATGTCTCACTGTGACTTCAATAAACCATAAACCATTACTGTGTAGTGGAATGCATAAACTCTCAAGAATAGTTTTGCTAATTATGCTAGCATTTCTTTGGAAGGACTACTGGAGTTGTTGTCTGCAGAGTATGTGACACCCTACAAGTTGCTGAGCTGGGAAATCTTGCTTTGGATCATTAGACATAAAAACTTCCAGGCTTACTTCTAGAAATACTCTTTGCTAACCTCATATCCACATGGTTTCCCATCATTTCCACAGCCTATTGATGTTATACACCACATGTCAAAATGCCTAGTTTAGCTTAAGGCTAATAACCATTATCCAAAAGAGTAATATAACATCACTTGTTAGTTTTACTGAAAGCCTCAAAATGTTTTCTTCTCGAATTCTGTCATTAACTTCTTTGAGTTCAGCAAAGCAATTATGCGGATGATTCAAGTtagaaatgaatttttttctCAGAGaatcatttttctttccttctttctttctctttttatgTATTGAAGAACTAACCCTTCTAAATTTGCTgtaaatgcttttttttttatgtctcTTTTGGTGCCACGATGGTTATCCATCCTCCTGAAAGTTTTGATCATTTGATGTCGTCTgtaatttccttttcctttcaattttgttttagttGGCGATGTCAAGTTCTTATCGTTTTCCATGCTCTAAATGAAATAGTATCCTATGGTTGTATCAGGTGAACCAGTGAAGATGGCAATGGTTACTGTTGATGCTACTCTTCCTCCACGAATAGCTGTCGAACATTTGGCTGGCAATCTTACAGCTTTGTTACCACATCTTTCAGTGAGttgcaaatttttcttttttaataatattttcCCTTCTGTTAGAAccctctttttttattttttctgaaCTGTCTCTTTACTTTTAATATTATATAGATTACTTGCACATCATATCAAGTTAATATAGATATTGGTGGATTCAGTAGTTTGTTAATTTGAAGGGTTTCAATGCCATAAATTTCTTTGCTTTCAAGATGGCAGTCTCACTTCTTAGGCTTCTCTGAGTAAGCTTTTGAGACAAGTCCTGACAAACTAATTGGCATAAACAGGGATCACAGAGGCAGAGAATTCCGTCAGATATTGAGAAACATCTAGGAAAGCATTGGAATGATGGAGAACTGCTTATGAGTTCCTTGATGCTCCTTATTTCCTGTAGTAGTAATTTACATCCATCTATGGTTAGTGGATAGATATGTTCCTGGAGGTATTGACATCCATGACATAGTCATGATGGTAGGAATAGATGccaaaaaccagaaaaaaactGATCAAGATATTTAGCTGACCTTAAAAGTAATAGAATATGAATTGATGGCAAAAGTTGAGCAATGAAGGGATATAACAACAGATTAAGTTATGTAACAAGATAGCAATTATACAACAAGAAGCTTTAAAAGGAAGTCAGGAAGTAACAGAGGCTCTTCATTTATTAGTATGTAAAAGTGAAGATATCAATGCTTAGATCTTAGATTATAAGATGAGGGAAAATGGACAGAAAAGCAGAAGGAAAGGAGAAGATGAGGGAAGAGAGACCACATCAATCTGTTCTCACATGGCCTATTTTGCATTCCTTAAACCCAAAACTATAATGTGACAAATTAGCTCAAGTTACAAGGATTCCTAACATTAAAACCATATTCTCGACTTCGTAGCATGAAATCATGTATCTGAATCAAAATCCAGCTAAAGTGAACCAAGATGAGATTATGGTCTGGATTGCAGCGCTTATCCTTACGGCACTCCTAAATGGACTTCTTGACTTGAGAGTTCCACATTACCTATATATTCCAAACACTAGAATTTTGTGCTCCCTATTGCTTGTGGATACATATCAATTTAGAAAGGGCAGATCACATCAGGCTATACTTATCTGATTTCAGTTGTCTTCAATACTTCTTTCAGGTATTGGCTGATATTATACCAAAGGACACTCTCCTCTGGAAGCTCAAGCTTCTTAGATCGGCTGCCAGTTATGCTAATTCCCGTCTTCATGCTGTTACAGCTGAAGTACTAGTGCTTGCAAGGTTTTCTTCCGTCTTGATCTGTACAAACTTTAACATGCAtaatatttcttgcttttgttttttgctTTCTTGAATATCTCGTGGAGTGGTCACCCTAAGAGCAGAGTAGGTGTTTATCCTCAAACATCCTGTGATACTGCTTTCACAATAAATCTCTATCCTTCTTAGTTGAAAAGTGAACTACTGCTATGAATACCCCTTAATCTTTTCGTATGTTTCAGTCTACTTTTAGTTGAAACAAAGAAAATCAAGGGGGAAGAGAAATGAATAATGTTGGAATAGCTATTGAAGAATATATTTTGTCTAACTATCTTACTTTGCATAATGCTTGGGTCTATTAAGCAACAGGCAACAGCTAGTGGACTAGGTGAGGCGTTCCTTGTTTCTCATTTCTTTGACCACTTAGAtgttttaattcatttttaacaaaataaatgtAAAGAATGAAAGTTGCATCAAACCTTCTTCATTTGATCATATACCGGTTTTGTGTAAGGATCCACTGGCTACTTTGACTGTGCTCTGACAACATAAGATAATGCTGCACATTCAGAATTTTACTTGTTATGCATCCCTTTATTCTTAAAGATGATTCTATCTTGACTGATACTTTTAAGTCataaatttgaattgaataatGTGATATGTCACCGTTGCATATTAACAAGTACAAACCTCAACCAGTGATCATGCGAGTCTTTAGATATAACTTGCaagaaatttcctttttcttttctggaCAGAAATTGGTTCTAACAAGCCTTTTCATTCCAGTGGCAAGGATAATATGCTTCCTAGTGGTGATGAAGCACAACGGCTTGAAAGGTCATTAAGAAACTGCAAAGTAAAATACTTCAAGGACAATGGCCATGCCATTTTACTGGTAGGTGAAAATTCATACTTTTTTGCtctttgagaaaattttatGATGGTTTTACCTTTCACAAATCTCTTAATAACTCGTAGTTCACTTCTAGTAACTAGTTTTGCAAAACATCAGTCCATGCaacttttgacttttgtcacTATGTTATATATTACCTAATATTCTTTGGTGTAATTGAATGCTTTTTAAGCATGATTATCCTAGAGATTAAGATGTAACAGTAATCATATCAGTCTTCGACTCGGTTGAAAGAGCATCAAACATCAATGAACCATTCCAGAATGGGTCTGACAAGAATCTGGGTAACTGGATTTAAAGGGATTTTGATATGTCCATAAAAGGACCTAGTACAGTAGCAAACACAAGCCTGAAAATAGATCAGCTTTAGTTCCTTTGGCTGTAAAAACCTATGTTTTGAGAAAGAAATTTTAGCCGAATGTGCTTAAAATCTCACTGGtcaaatgaaaataattttggcAAAACATTTTGAGTTGCTCATGAGCCTACATGAAACTTGTGCCAAAATGGTCTCACCCCAGAGCTTCAGTTTTTTATGTTTAAACTCTTCATACGGTATCATAGAAAATGGCCTTCTTGGTGGGGAATAAATGCATTAAACTATAgatcgaagctatgaaacataTGCTTCATTGCATGTAGATCAAATTGTCTTGCAATCTCCCATCTGTCAACACACAAAAACTGTGTCACTCCAAGTTGCTATAGCGTAGAATCCAATTGATAGCATTACTATCCCAGGCATTTAATGGGGTTATTTGTTGCAGatttcaataaatttttttagtaTATCAAATCTTAGATGTATTGTAGCAAATTCACTGTATAAGGTCTTGAGAATTAAGTGCAAGAGTTCTTCATGCAGGAAGATGGGGTCAATTTGTTGACTATGATCAAAGGTACTTTCAAATATCGTCAGTCAAGAAAGCATGATGTTGTCATGGACTTTTTACCTCCTAGTGATTCAGAGTTCAAGCAAGCACTTGAGAGTAATAAGTAAGTATACGTCATGTGATATACTTCTGCTCTCTAACTTTTTCTGTAATGGTCTTCACAAAGGAAAAATTGGAATACTTTCTCAATGAAATATTATTCAACTTGAACGGAGTTTAGGCTAGCATCTTTACTTCACTGCAGGTGAAATTTGTTTAGAGTTAGACAAGTTATAATTCTTGGTAGCTTTAAGTTTCTGAAAACTTCTTAATAGAAAAGGCAAACAGttgaataatgtgatgaaaaGTAAGTTTTGCTTTCCTGTAGTAGTCAGAGATTTTGACGCTAAGCGTGGATGATGCAAGTAGTCAGTTAAGGACCTGAGATAGTAGCTTTTGGGGGGACAAGGAAGAATCATGCTTGTCTTTGAGTTTTCTTGCTGATTCCATTAAACTTTTCTGAAATGTGGCATAATATTTGTGGTTGATAATCTGCGATAAACCATTTGTGAGCTTTTTAATTTGTTAACTCATGAAGTGTGTGTGTTGCTGTTGGACGTTTTCACAAGCTAGGTGGTTCAGTCATTCCTCGACCTTTTGGATCATTAAGAGGGTCCTTCATATATAATGTCTATAAATGTCCAAGCATATGTACCGCTGTTTGTCCTCTCAAATTGCAACTGCGACTTCTTGTACCAGATTGCATTGATACAACTCTCTGTCAATACCTTTTTAAGGTGCTGTAGCAATTTTTTATACCGCTTGTTGAAATAATTATGGTTCTGATTTCTTAGTACCTTATTTTAGGCTTTACAAATATCAATAATAATTATACTTCCAAACGTGTTACTAATAAATATTTCTCATTTACTTTTTCCATGTGTCGCATTTTCTGTGTCTTCTTCTCTTCTGAGGTACATTATCCTCACATCTAACGAGTTAGTTGGTGTTTGAAAGTCATCATTAATCCTTTGAAGCCCTTTCTTGGTTGAGCATCTGAACAAATATCTCCAGAAAATTTAAGTATTACAAAAGCTTATGCTTAAATTTAAATGCTTATT
The nucleotide sequence above comes from Coffea eugenioides isolate CCC68of unplaced genomic scaffold, Ceug_1.0 ScVebR1_1412;HRSCAF=2258, whole genome shotgun sequence. Encoded proteins:
- the LOC113755309 gene encoding acyltransferase-like protein At1g54570, chloroplastic, with protein sequence MASLVSNLWAPSSFALTEFKPQSRAQIRCSAAQESSILSTDTVRLNGVSSAKEQERTIPMMDRGNGHLPAGGGTREKKKKGEEEVMQEKLEPLWDDGYGTRSVKDYMDSAKDVIKPDGGPLRWFSPIECGPPLKNSPVLLFLPGMDGVGLGLMLHHKALGRVFEVWCLHIPVKDRTPFEEMVNFVEETVRNQHASSPNKPIYLVGDSFGGCLALAVAARNPVIDLVLVLANPATSFNRSQLQPLLPFLEAIPIEHHFTVPYLLSFVMGEPVKMAMVTVDATLPPRIAVEHLAGNLTALLPHLSVLADIIPKDTLLWKLKLLRSAASYANSRLHAVTAEVLVLASGKDNMLPSGDEAQRLERSLRNCKVKYFKDNGHAILLEDGVNLLTMIKGTFKYRQSRKHDVVMDFLPPSDSEFKQALESNKIYRYLIGSVMFSTLEDGKIVRGLSGVPSEGPVILVGYHMLLGLELVSLVEEFLRQRKILVRGIAHPTLFSQLVETDSKEFTFYDTLKIYGATPVSATNLFKLFKTKSHVL